The Coregonus clupeaformis isolate EN_2021a unplaced genomic scaffold, ASM2061545v1 scaf1492, whole genome shotgun sequence genome includes a window with the following:
- the LOC121562771 gene encoding mediator of RNA polymerase II transcription subunit 28 isoform X2 yields MSSSMGSGMFPGQQPAGPHPVGGPGQPGLLPGGAPGNRVQGPNTLVDDLEASFEACFASLVSQDYVNGTDQEEIRTGVDQCIQKFLDVARQTECFFLQKRLQLSVQKPEQVVKEDVSELRNELQRKELLVQKHLSKLHHWQQVLEDVSVQHRKPSDLPPPGPLAFLEQASASLPPAPLKQT; encoded by the exons ATGTCTTCCTCCATGGGCAGCGGGATGTTCCCCGGCCAGCAGCCCGCTGGTCCTCACCCTGTCGGCGGCCCGGGTCAGCCGGGACTACTGCCCGGAGGAGCTCCAGGGAACAGGGTCCAGGGCCCCAACACTCTGGTAGACGACCTGGAGGCTTCTTTCGAG GCTTGCTTTGCTTCCCTAGTGAGTCAAGACTACGTGAACGGAACCGACCAGGAGGAAATTCGGACAG GTGTGGATCAGTGTATTCAGAAGTTTCTGGATGTtgccagacagacagaatgtTTCTTCCTGCAGAAGCGTCTTCAGCTATCAGTCCAGAAACCTGAGCAGGTGGTCAAAGAG gatGTGTCTGAGCTGCGGAATGAACTCCAGAGGAAAGAGCTGCTGGTCCAGAAACACCTGTCTAAGCTTCACCACTGGCAGCAG GTTCTGGAGGATGTCAGTGTCCAGCATCGTAAACCGTCAGACCTCCCGCCACCTGGACCCCTGGCCTTTCTGGAACAG GCCTCCGCTAGCCTGCCCCCTGCACCACTCAAACAGACCTAA
- the LOC121562771 gene encoding mediator of RNA polymerase II transcription subunit 28 isoform X1, translating into MSSSMGSGMFPGQQPAGPHPVGGPGQPGLLPGGAPGNRVQGPNTLVDDLEASFEACFASLVSQDYVNGTDQEEIRTGVDQCIQKFLDVARQTECFFLQKRLQLSVQKPEQVVKEDVSELRNELQRKELLVQKHLSKLHHWQQVLEDVSVQHRKPSDLPPPGPLAFLEQASASLPPAPLKQT; encoded by the exons ATGTCTTCCTCCATGGGCAGCGGGATGTTCCCCGGCCAGCAGCCCGCTGGTCCTCACCCTGTCGGCGGCCCGGGTCAGCCGGGACTACTGCCCGGAGGAGCTCCAGGGAACAGGGTCCAGGGCCCCAACACTCTGGTAGACGACCTGGAGGCTTCTTTCGAG GCTTGCTTTGCTTCCCTAGTGAGTCAAGACTACGTGAACGGAACCGACCAGGAGGAAATTCGGACAG GTGTGGATCAGTGTATTCAGAAGTTTCTGGATGTtgccagacagacagaatgtTTCTTCCTGCAGAAGCGTCTTCAGCTATCAGTCCAGAAACCTGAGCAGGTGGTCAAAGAG gatGTGTCTGAGCTGCGGAATGAACTCCAGAGGAAAGAGCTGCTGGTCCAGAAACACCTGTCTAAGCTTCACCACTGGCAGCAG GTTCTGGAGGATGTCAGTGTCCAGCATCGTAAACCGTCAGACCTCCCGCCACCTGGACCCCTGGCCTTTCTGGAACAGGCCTCCGCTAGCCTGCCCCCTGCACCACTCAAACAGACCTAA
- the LOC121562771 gene encoding mediator of RNA polymerase II transcription subunit 28 isoform X3, with protein MSSSMGSGMFPGQQPAGPHPVGGPGQPGLLPGGAPGNRVQGPNTLVDDLEASFEACFASLVSQDYVNGTDQEEIRTGVDQCIQKFLDVARQTECFFLQKRLQLSVQKPEQVVKEDVSELRNELQRKELLVQKHLSKLHHWQQVLEDVSVQHHDNMSVCS; from the exons ATGTCTTCCTCCATGGGCAGCGGGATGTTCCCCGGCCAGCAGCCCGCTGGTCCTCACCCTGTCGGCGGCCCGGGTCAGCCGGGACTACTGCCCGGAGGAGCTCCAGGGAACAGGGTCCAGGGCCCCAACACTCTGGTAGACGACCTGGAGGCTTCTTTCGAG GCTTGCTTTGCTTCCCTAGTGAGTCAAGACTACGTGAACGGAACCGACCAGGAGGAAATTCGGACAG GTGTGGATCAGTGTATTCAGAAGTTTCTGGATGTtgccagacagacagaatgtTTCTTCCTGCAGAAGCGTCTTCAGCTATCAGTCCAGAAACCTGAGCAGGTGGTCAAAGAG gatGTGTCTGAGCTGCGGAATGAACTCCAGAGGAAAGAGCTGCTGGTCCAGAAACACCTGTCTAAGCTTCACCACTGGCAGCAG GTTCTGGAGGATGTCAGTGTCCAGCATCATGATAACATGTCTGTCTGTAGTTAA